The Proteobacteria bacterium CG1_02_64_396 genomic interval CGGCTCCACGGTGGCAAAGTGTTCGGGACGGTACGAAAACCACCCCCAGGTCAGCGCCACGACGAAGGTGAAGAAAAAGCCGACCAGATTCAGCGCCCGCCACGACTTGAACCAGCTGACCCCCAGAATGACCAGATTGAGCAGGGTGTAATACGAGAAAAGCAGGATGTGGGTGCCGCTGCCGGTAGCGGCCAGGATCGGGGCTAGGAAGGCGCCGATCAGCCCTAGGACCGCCAGGGAGGGGGCATCCTGACGCACCGCGAGCACCAGGGTGACCACCCCCAACGCCATGAATAGAGCAAAGGCGGCGGTGGGGCCGATCAGGATGAAGGTTTTCAGGGCGAAGTAGACATCGAGGTAAGCCAGCCCCACCCCGCCCCCTTGCAGAATCAACCCGTACAGCCGACGCCCCGCCAGCATCCGGGCTCCCCCCACCCACATGCCGACCGCAACAACCCCCACTCCGAGCAGGCGGCTCCAGGGGGGGAGGACGGCGTGGTCATAGGCGTACTTGAGCAGGAAGCCGACCCCGAAAAAGAGGATCACCACCCCCAACTTGGCCACCAGGTTTTCGCTGAGCCAGCGCGCCCAAACCGACGTCCAGCTTTCGGTGGGGGGTGTCGGCGGTTTCTGTTGGAAGGACGGGGGCGGGGTGGGGGTGCGCTCCTGCGGTTTGGGTGCGGTTGCGACCGGCGAAGGGGCGACCGGCGAAGGGGCGACCGGCGAAGGGGCGGGGCGGGGATCCGCCTGGCGGATGCGCGGATCGCTCGCCATGGCGGCGGTTTGCCGAGCCGGGGTTGAAGCAGTGGTACGGGGCGGCAGGGTGGAGGAGGGCGCCGCCGCCCCCCCCTCCTCTTCGACCTTGAGTCCCAAACGGGCCCGCTCCAGCCGTTCGATCCGTTTGTGGGCCTGTTCCAGCGCCCATTCCAGATGGGTCACCCGTTCCTCAAGGGTGGAGGGGGTCGATGTCGGCGAAGTGGCAAGAGGCCAGGAAACCGGGGTTGACGGAGTCTTTTCGTCCTCCCGGCCAGGGTCGAGCAAATAGGCGATGACCCATCCCAGGAAAGCCCCGAGCAGGAGCCCAACGAGGCCCGCGACCAATAGCCCCAGTACACCACCACCCAGCGTCCACCCGATCTTCATGATCGACTCCTTGAAATTGTCTTGAGGCCGAAGCAGCCGCCCCCGCGATCTTGGGGGGTGACCTGATTCGGGGCAATGCAATGGCAGCACTCGTCACCGGCCCTTACCAAAGGGGATGCTCTTGGCTAGAATCCCGCCCCTTTTGTGCATTAGGCCCGGGGTCTCGACTTCGGACGATTAGCCTCGCCGCGACATACATTTATCTTTGGAGTGGACATCCATGAGCCAGGGTAACTTCCTCTTTACCTCCGAATCGGTTACCGAAGGCCACCCCGACAAGGTTGCCGACCGAATCTCCGATTCGATTCTGGACGCCATTCTTGCCCAAGATCCCTACGGGCGGGTCGCCTGCGAAACCCTGGTGACCACGGGTCTGGTGGTGGTGGCCGGTGAGATCACCACCAAGGCCAACATCGATTATCCCGCCATCGCCCGCCAGGCAGTGAAGGAGATCGGCTACAACTCTTCGGCCATGGGGTTCGATTGGGAGTCGTGCGGGGTGTTGGTCACGATCGATAAACAGTCGCCCGACATTGCCCAGGGGGTGAACGAGGGGCAGGGGCTCGATCCCGACATGGGGGCGGGCGACCAGGGGTTGATGTTCGGTTATGCCAGCAACGAGACCGAAACCCTGATGCCGGCGCCGATCTATTACGCCCACCGTCTAGCCGAGCGGCAGGCGCGGGTCCGTCACGATGGCACCGTCCCCTTCTTCCGTCCCGACGCCAAAACTCAGGTCACCTTCCGCTACGAAAACCACAAGCCGGTGGCGATCGACACCATCGTCGTCTCGACCCAGCACACCCCCGAGGCGACCCACGCCCAGGTCAAAGAGGCGGTGATGGAAGAGGTCGTCAAACCGGTGCTGGGCGAAACCGGCTTTTTGCACGCCGATACCGAGTACTACATCAACCCGACCGGGCGGTTTGTTATCGGCGGCCCCGTGGGCGACTGCGGCGTCACCGGTCGTAAGATCATCGTCGATACCTACGGCGGGTTCGGCCACCACGGCGGCGGCGCCTTCTCGGGCAAGGATCCCACCAAGGTCGACCGCTCGGCCTGCTACATGGCCCGTTATGTGGCCAAAAACATCGTCGCCGCCGGGCTGGCCGACCGCTGCGAGGTTCAGGTCGCCTACGCCATCGGGGTCGCCAAGCCGCTGTCGGTCATGGTCAACACCTTCGGCACCGGCAAGATCGACGAAGCCCGTCTTGCTCAGATCGTGCGCGAGGAGTTCGACCTGCGTCCCAAGGGGCTGATCATGGCGCTCGATCTGCTGCGCCCGATCTACAGGCAGACCTCCTCCTATGGACACTTCGGCCGCGAGCTGGCCGATTTCACCTGGGAAAAAACCGACCGGATCGCCTCGCTGCGCAGCCGGGCCGGACTCTGATCCACGTTTGAGATTTTCCCCGGCGAGGGGCGTTGCGACGGCGGGATCTCCCGCTGCCAGGCTCGCCGGGGACCCATCCTTGTTGCAACGGCGCCCGCCAACCGAAGAGGAGCATGCCATGAGTGCTGCCCATCAAGACTTCAAGGTGGCGGACCTGTCGCTTGCCGATTGGGGCCGCAAAGAGATCCGCATCGCCGAGACCGAGATGCCCGGTCTGATGGCGATCCGGGCCAAGTACGCCGCCGAACAGCCCCTAAAAGGGGCCCGCATCGCCGGCTCCCTGCACATGACCATCCAGACCGCCGTGTTGATCGAGACCCTGGTGGCTCTGGGAGCGCAGGTGCGCTGGGCGTCGTGCAACATCTTCTCGACCCAGGATCACGCCGCCGCCGCCATTGCCGACCAGGGCATTGCGGTGTTTGCCTACAAGGGGGAGACCCTTGAGGAGTACTGGGACTACACCCACCGCATCCTGGCGTGGGGCGACGGCGGCACCCCCAACATGATTCTGGACGACGGCGGCGACGCCACCCTGCTGGTAGTGCTCGGATCCAAGGCCGAGAACGACCCCTCGGTGATCGCCAACCCCACCAGCGAGGAAGAGGAGTTCCTCTTCGCCGCCATCAAGGCCAAGCTGGCCGAAGATCCCACCTTCTATTCACGCATCAAGGGCAACATTCAGGGTGTGACCGAGGAGACCACCACCGGCGTCCATCGTCTGTATCAGATGGCGGCCCGGGGCGATCTCCCCTTCCCGGCGATCAACGTCAACGACTCGGTCACCAAATCGAAATTCGACAACCTCTACGGCTGCCGCGAATCGCTGCTGGATGGCATCAAGCGGGCCACCGACGTGATGATCGCCGGTAAAATTTGCGTGGTGCTCGGCTACGGCGACGTCGGCAAGGGGTGTGCCCAGGCCTTCCGCGGCATGGGGGCGACCACCTGGGTGACCGAGATCGATCCGATCTGCGCCCTGCAGGCGGCGATGGAGGGGTACCGGGTCGTGACCATGGATGAAGCCGCGGCGCTGGGCGACATCTTCGTCACCACCACCGGCAATTACCACGTCATCACCCACGACCACATGGCGGCGATGAAGGATCAGGCGATCGTCTGCAACATCGGCCACTTCGACAACGAGATCGACGTTGCCAGCCTGAATAAGTATGAGTGGGAGAACATCAAACCCCAGGTCGACCACATCATCTTCCCCGACGGCAAGCGGATCATCCTGCTGGCCGAGGGGCGTTTGGTGAACCTGGGCTGCGCCACCGGCCACCCCAGCTTCGTGATGTCGAACTCGTTTGCCAACCAAACCCTGGCCCAGATCGAGCTCTTCACCAAGGGCGACCAGTACAGCAACCAGGTCTACACCCTGCCCAAGGCGCTCGACGAAGAGGTCGCCCGCCTGCATTTGGCCAAGGTGGGGGCCAAGTTGACCGTCTTGACCGAGGAGCAGGCCAAGTACATCGACGTGCCGGTGGAGGGGCCCTACAAGAGCGATCATTACCGGTATTGAGCCTAAGCCCGGTGATGATGTCGCCATTAAGGGCGGGTCTTCGGACCCGCCCTTTTGTTGTCGGCTGAGGGTCTGCTTCTCCGGGTTGGTAAGGTAGATGTTGTTGTAGGGTGGATAAGCGCAGCGCATCCACCTTTTCCCTATATGGCTGCCCACCCCTGTTTTGGTGAATGCACCGTGTTGATCCACCCTATGCCAAACCACGTTCCGCCATCTTTTTTAGGGGGTTTCATGAACTGCCGCCAATTGCGCGACGACACCGTCCCCGAATCGATTCCGGCCTCCTCCCGAGCTATGGAGGTCATGCGGCAAACCGTCTCCCTGATCCACCGCCTTTCGACCCTGCCCGAATACCGCAGCGAGATTGAGCCACTGCTGCCCGAGGTGGCTCGATTCGATCCCGGACACCACTCGGCGATGATGGGGTACGACTTCCACCTCGACGCAGACGACCCCGAGGGGGGGATGCCGACCCTGATTGAGGTCAACACCAACGCCGGCGGCATGCTCTACCTCAGCCGCTGCCTCCCCCCAGAAGGGTGGCGCGACGGACCGGTGGCGGCGATGTTCGAGCAAGAATGGGATTTATGGCGGCGGGGCCGGGGGGGGGTGTCCGGGCGTCCCGGCCTGATCGCCATCGTCGACGAGGCCCCCGAGGGGCAGTTTCTCTACCCCGAGATGCGACTGTTTCAAGCGATGTTCGAGGCGGCGGGGATTGCGACACTGATCCTGGCACCCGAGGCAATCCAAGGGGGGGCAGGGGGGCTGATCGCCCCCGACGGACGGCTTATCGACCTGATTTACAACCGTCATACCGATTTCTATTTAGAGGAGCCGGTGATGGCGGCGATCCGGACCGCCTACCTGAATGGAGAGGTCTGCCTGACCCCA includes:
- a CDS encoding adenosylhomocysteinase: MSAAHQDFKVADLSLADWGRKEIRIAETEMPGLMAIRAKYAAEQPLKGARIAGSLHMTIQTAVLIETLVALGAQVRWASCNIFSTQDHAAAAIADQGIAVFAYKGETLEEYWDYTHRILAWGDGGTPNMILDDGGDATLLVVLGSKAENDPSVIANPTSEEEEFLFAAIKAKLAEDPTFYSRIKGNIQGVTEETTTGVHRLYQMAARGDLPFPAINVNDSVTKSKFDNLYGCRESLLDGIKRATDVMIAGKICVVLGYGDVGKGCAQAFRGMGATTWVTEIDPICALQAAMEGYRVVTMDEAAALGDIFVTTTGNYHVITHDHMAAMKDQAIVCNIGHFDNEIDVASLNKYEWENIKPQVDHIIFPDGKRIILLAEGRLVNLGCATGHPSFVMSNSFANQTLAQIELFTKGDQYSNQVYTLPKALDEEVARLHLAKVGAKLTVLTEEQAKYIDVPVEGPYKSDHYRY
- a CDS encoding methionine adenosyltransferase encodes the protein MSQGNFLFTSESVTEGHPDKVADRISDSILDAILAQDPYGRVACETLVTTGLVVVAGEITTKANIDYPAIARQAVKEIGYNSSAMGFDWESCGVLVTIDKQSPDIAQGVNEGQGLDPDMGAGDQGLMFGYASNETETLMPAPIYYAHRLAERQARVRHDGTVPFFRPDAKTQVTFRYENHKPVAIDTIVVSTQHTPEATHAQVKEAVMEEVVKPVLGETGFLHADTEYYINPTGRFVIGGPVGDCGVTGRKIIVDTYGGFGHHGGGAFSGKDPTKVDRSACYMARYVAKNIVAAGLADRCEVQVAYAIGVAKPLSVMVNTFGTGKIDEARLAQIVREEFDLRPKGLIMALDLLRPIYRQTSSYGHFGRELADFTWEKTDRIASLRSRAGL